The Chryseobacterium aureum genome contains a region encoding:
- a CDS encoding 3-oxoacyl-ACP synthase III family protein translates to MPNTIIIGSGSYIPNRVIGRDYFMNSEFYTEDGVKIEKPVEETIAKFVEITEIENRRFIEDDLSNSQIGYEAAKIALEDAKVDGEDLDYIIYASNFGEVTENGYADFMPTMAARVKNKLGIKNRKCVTYDMLFGCPGWVEAMILADNLIKAKVAKTILVIGGETLSRVTDPHDRNRMIFADGAGAVVVKATDDENVGIIAHNTICDNGPELNYLENAPSINKEVDQKRLYVRMLGRKIYEYALKNVPVAIKDTITDAGLSIEDIDKILIHQANAKMDYAMIERLHKLYDVKEYDHAISPMTIQEFGNTSVATIPTMYDLIIKGKMEGQSFKDNGNIVMTSVGAGMNINAVVYRFPKK, encoded by the coding sequence ATGCCGAATACGATCATTATTGGCTCTGGATCTTATATTCCGAACAGAGTTATTGGTAGAGATTACTTCATGAATTCCGAGTTTTATACTGAAGACGGAGTAAAGATTGAAAAGCCTGTGGAAGAGACCATTGCGAAATTTGTAGAGATTACAGAAATCGAAAACAGGAGGTTCATTGAGGATGATCTTTCCAACTCACAAATCGGTTATGAAGCTGCAAAAATTGCCCTGGAGGATGCAAAAGTAGACGGCGAAGATTTGGATTATATTATCTATGCAAGTAATTTCGGGGAAGTTACTGAAAACGGATATGCGGATTTTATGCCGACTATGGCAGCAAGAGTGAAGAATAAACTGGGTATTAAAAACAGAAAATGCGTAACTTATGATATGCTTTTCGGATGTCCGGGGTGGGTAGAAGCTATGATTTTGGCTGATAATCTGATTAAGGCTAAAGTTGCTAAAACAATTCTTGTAATTGGAGGAGAAACACTGAGCAGAGTAACAGATCCGCATGACAGAAACAGAATGATTTTTGCTGACGGTGCAGGAGCGGTAGTAGTAAAAGCGACTGACGATGAAAATGTAGGAATCATTGCTCATAATACAATCTGTGATAACGGACCGGAATTAAACTATCTTGAAAACGCTCCATCCATCAACAAAGAAGTAGATCAGAAACGTCTTTATGTAAGAATGCTGGGAAGAAAAATCTATGAGTACGCTCTTAAGAACGTACCGGTTGCGATTAAGGACACTATTACAGATGCAGGTCTTTCTATTGAAGATATAGATAAAATCTTAATACATCAGGCTAATGCCAAAATGGATTATGCCATGATTGAAAGACTTCACAAGCTTTATGATGTGAAAGAATATGATCATGCGATCTCTCCTATGACCATTCAGGAGTTCGGAAATACTTCCGTGGCTACCATCCCTACCATGTATGACTTAATAATTAAAGGAAAAATGGAGGGTCAATCGTTTAAAGATAATGGCAATATTGTGATGACTTCGGTAGGTGCCGGAATGAACATCAATGCTGTCGTTTATAGATTTCCTAAAAAATAA
- the ubiE gene encoding bifunctional demethylmenaquinone methyltransferase/2-methoxy-6-polyprenyl-1,4-benzoquinol methylase UbiE, whose translation MTKDITKVTPYNSEATKKSQVEDMFDNIAPKYDLLNHVLSMKIDVLWRNKLVRWMKNDNPQEVLDVATGTGDLAIAIEKGTGSKVVGLDLSQQMLNVGVIKIKKLKLDGKISMQKGDAENLPFEDNRFDAVSVAFGVRNFENLTKGLAELRRVVKDNKSVYILEFSKVEGFMGPLYMFYFKNILPAIGRLVSKDNRAYTYLPDSVNAFPFGEKMKQILLDTGFKKVEYKKLSLGIATIYKATK comes from the coding sequence TTGACAAAAGATATCACCAAAGTTACTCCCTACAATTCGGAGGCTACAAAGAAGAGCCAGGTAGAGGATATGTTCGACAACATTGCACCGAAGTACGACCTTCTGAACCATGTTTTATCCATGAAAATTGACGTTTTATGGAGAAATAAACTGGTAAGATGGATGAAAAATGATAATCCGCAGGAAGTGCTGGATGTGGCTACAGGAACGGGAGATCTGGCAATTGCTATTGAAAAAGGAACCGGTTCTAAAGTAGTTGGATTAGATTTATCACAACAAATGCTGAATGTTGGCGTTATTAAAATAAAAAAACTTAAATTAGACGGCAAAATTTCCATGCAAAAAGGAGATGCAGAAAATTTACCTTTCGAGGACAATAGATTTGATGCGGTTTCCGTTGCATTTGGAGTAAGGAATTTTGAAAACCTTACCAAAGGTTTGGCAGAGTTAAGAAGAGTAGTTAAAGATAACAAAAGTGTTTATATACTGGAGTTTTCAAAGGTTGAGGGTTTCATGGGGCCATTGTATATGTTTTATTTCAAAAATATATTACCTGCCATCGGCAGACTGGTTTCTAAGGATAATAGGGCGTATACATACCTTCCGGATTCTGTAAATGCTTTTCCTTTCGGGGAGAAGATGAAGCAAATTCTTTTAGATACGGGATTTAAGAAAGTTGAATATAAAAAATTAAGTTTAGGTATAGCCACAATTTATAAAGCAACAAAGTAA
- the porT gene encoding type IX secretion/gliding motility protein PorT/SprT: MNKFLLKALVLTSVNVAVFANAQFRTRNRMDKLEDFDEQKFSWGFYLNGNRLDYRIVLHPKYGMNDNENLVTSKESYSFGAGLIAKWRLNDYLDVRIEPGLQFAQRQLTFNTQSNDIYAGGSLTNPPFMPFPLQEKDRVREIKSTLIDIPVLLELHGQRWYNSRPYVAAGVNYVVNLQSNATSTDDNMQGIYRSTTHNFAWSAEMGIQFYFNKFKLTPAVRGTFFMNNEKVADNATTPPYWASAISTLQTRAVMFVLKFE; the protein is encoded by the coding sequence ATGAATAAATTTCTATTAAAAGCACTGGTTTTAACCTCAGTAAATGTTGCCGTTTTTGCAAACGCGCAATTCAGAACCCGAAACAGAATGGATAAGTTGGAGGATTTCGACGAACAGAAATTCAGCTGGGGGTTTTATTTGAACGGGAACAGACTGGATTACCGCATTGTTTTGCATCCGAAATACGGGATGAATGATAATGAAAACCTTGTTACCTCCAAGGAAAGTTATAGTTTCGGTGCCGGGCTTATTGCAAAATGGAGACTGAATGACTATCTTGACGTAAGAATAGAGCCAGGTTTACAGTTTGCACAAAGACAGTTGACTTTTAATACTCAATCCAATGACATCTATGCAGGCGGATCTCTCACCAATCCTCCTTTCATGCCATTTCCTTTACAGGAAAAGGATAGAGTAAGAGAAATTAAATCTACTTTGATTGATATTCCTGTATTGTTGGAACTTCACGGTCAAAGATGGTATAATTCAAGACCTTACGTTGCCGCTGGGGTAAACTATGTTGTAAACCTTCAGTCTAACGCCACTTCAACAGATGATAACATGCAGGGAATCTACAGATCTACAACGCACAATTTTGCATGGTCTGCGGAAATGGGAATTCAGTTTTATTTCAACAAATTTAAACTGACTCCTGCGGTAAGAGGTACTTTCTTCATGAACAATGAGAAAGTGGCAGATAATGCTACCACACCGCCTTATTGGGCCTCTGCAATCTCTACACTACAGACAAGAGCCGTGATGTTTGTTCTGAAATTTGAATAA
- a CDS encoding cell division protein ZapA, with amino-acid sequence MEVRRITVNIAGRVYPLNVPAAEEETLRKVGKQIENMIKDFEQNFDVRDKQDALAMCALKLGTNAEVVSLNYEKNINSTNERLTQINQSLNEIGK; translated from the coding sequence ATGGAGGTAAGGAGAATAACCGTTAACATTGCAGGAAGAGTATATCCGCTGAACGTACCGGCAGCAGAGGAAGAAACTTTGCGTAAAGTAGGGAAGCAGATAGAGAATATGATTAAAGATTTTGAACAGAACTTCGATGTAAGAGATAAACAGGATGCTTTAGCAATGTGTGCCCTGAAACTGGGAACCAATGCAGAAGTAGTTTCTCTGAACTACGAAAAAAATATTAATTCTACCAACGAAAGGTTAACGCAGATTAACCAGTCGTTGAATGAAATCGGGAAATAG
- the rny gene encoding ribonuclease Y, translating into MIEVIVGVVCLFIGAAVGIFFSRSSLNTKAKFIIDDAKKNAENLIEKANVQAESIKKEKNLQAKEKFLELKSQHDADIQAREKKMQEVEKRTKDKEHKLNDELSKAGKLEKDLDKQIADYAKKNEILDRKQHELDTATAKKVEILEKIANYTAEEAKAELVETMKAEAKTRAQAYVQSIMEEAQLNAKNEARKIVIQTIQRIGTEQAIENSVSVFNIESDEVKGRIIGREGRNIRALEAVTGVEIIVDDTPEAILLSCFDPVRREIARLSLHRLVTDGRIHPARIEEVVEKTRKQIEEEIIEVGKRTIIDLGIHGLHPELIKIVGRMKYRSSYGQNLLQHSREVANIAATMAAELGLNVKLAKRAGLLHDIGKVPEQESELPHALLGMQWAEKYGENPEVVNAIGAHHDEIEMKSLLSPIIQVADAISGARPGARRQVLESYIQRLKDLESAALSFDGVSSAYAIQAGRELRVMVESGKVNDEVASQLSYDISEKIQNELTYPGQVKVTVIRETRAVNIAR; encoded by the coding sequence ATGATAGAAGTTATAGTAGGTGTTGTTTGTTTATTCATTGGGGCCGCTGTAGGGATATTTTTCTCCAGAAGCTCTCTGAATACCAAAGCAAAATTCATCATAGATGATGCTAAGAAAAACGCCGAAAACCTTATAGAAAAAGCTAATGTACAGGCTGAATCCATAAAGAAAGAAAAGAACCTTCAGGCCAAAGAAAAATTCCTGGAGCTGAAATCTCAGCATGACGCTGATATTCAGGCCCGTGAAAAGAAAATGCAGGAAGTTGAAAAAAGAACGAAAGACAAGGAGCATAAGCTGAATGACGAACTTAGCAAGGCCGGAAAGCTTGAAAAAGATTTAGATAAGCAGATTGCGGATTATGCGAAGAAAAATGAAATCCTTGACAGAAAGCAGCACGAACTAGACACAGCTACTGCCAAGAAAGTAGAAATACTTGAAAAAATAGCTAATTATACCGCTGAAGAAGCGAAAGCAGAATTGGTAGAAACCATGAAAGCTGAAGCGAAAACAAGAGCACAGGCATACGTTCAGAGCATCATGGAAGAAGCGCAGCTGAATGCCAAGAATGAAGCAAGAAAAATCGTTATCCAAACCATTCAGAGAATCGGAACCGAGCAGGCTATTGAAAACTCCGTATCGGTTTTCAATATTGAATCTGATGAGGTGAAAGGGAGAATTATCGGTAGAGAAGGTAGAAACATCCGTGCTTTGGAAGCTGTGACAGGAGTGGAAATTATTGTTGACGATACTCCGGAAGCAATTCTTCTTTCATGTTTTGACCCTGTAAGAAGAGAAATTGCAAGACTATCCCTTCACAGATTGGTAACCGATGGTAGAATTCACCCGGCAAGAATCGAAGAAGTAGTAGAAAAAACAAGAAAACAGATCGAAGAGGAAATTATTGAAGTGGGTAAAAGAACGATCATTGATCTAGGAATCCACGGATTACATCCTGAGCTGATCAAAATCGTAGGGAGAATGAAATACCGTTCTTCTTACGGACAAAACTTATTACAGCACTCAAGAGAAGTAGCAAACATTGCTGCAACGATGGCTGCTGAGTTAGGATTAAACGTAAAATTAGCCAAAAGAGCAGGTCTTTTACACGATATCGGTAAAGTGCCTGAGCAGGAATCAGAACTGCCTCACGCCCTTTTAGGAATGCAGTGGGCTGAGAAATACGGTGAAAACCCTGAAGTGGTAAACGCTATTGGAGCTCACCACGATGAAATCGAAATGAAATCATTACTATCTCCGATCATCCAGGTTGCCGATGCCATCTCAGGAGCAAGACCGGGCGCAAGAAGACAGGTATTGGAATCTTACATCCAGAGACTGAAAGATCTTGAATCTGCTGCGTTAAGCTTCGATGGAGTATCCAGCGCTTATGCAATTCAGGCAGGTAGAGAACTGAGAGTAATGGTAGAGAGCGGAAAAGTAAACGATGAAGTTGCTTCCCAGCTTTCTTACGACATCTCAGAGAAAATTCAGAATGAACTGACATATCCTGGGCAGGTAAAAGTAACCGTAATCAGAGAAACGAGAGCTGTGAATATTGCCAGATAA
- a CDS encoding MFS transporter, with protein sequence MQELSLSSKLKYIFSIPVIISALGYFVDIYDLLLFGIVRIPSLKALGLNPDADGTFILNCQMVGLLIGGVFWGIFGDKKGRLSVLFGSILVYSLANIACGFLPYFPKEHLVYQYAGLRFIAGIGLAGELGAGITLVSESLPKNLRAIGTSVVAGFGLMGAVVAQLTVELAGGWNISYIIGGIMGILLLLLRISVSESGIYKNIVHKNVSKGNFLSFFTHKDRLIRYLKCIAVGLPTWYCIGILAVLANQFAPELGIKEINPGKAIMWAYVGISVGDLLSGFISHALKSRKMAIFYMLIFTLIGVVIMLFGNTNTETKYYLFCVWLGFGTGYWAMFVTLAAEQFGTNIRNTATTTVPNMVRGLVPVMIFAFDALKGRFPVVESAAIVGVVVFGLAFYSSLTISETHDRDLEFTE encoded by the coding sequence ATGCAAGAACTGTCCCTGTCTTCAAAGCTGAAGTACATTTTTTCTATTCCCGTTATTATTTCTGCCTTAGGCTACTTTGTAGATATTTATGACCTCCTTTTGTTCGGAATTGTTAGGATTCCCAGTTTAAAGGCTTTGGGGCTTAATCCTGATGCGGACGGAACCTTTATTCTGAACTGCCAGATGGTTGGGCTGCTTATCGGAGGCGTTTTCTGGGGGATTTTCGGAGATAAAAAAGGAAGGCTTTCTGTGCTTTTCGGGTCTATTTTAGTATATTCCTTAGCCAACATTGCCTGCGGCTTTCTTCCTTATTTTCCTAAAGAGCATCTGGTGTATCAATATGCCGGGTTAAGATTTATTGCGGGGATTGGACTTGCCGGAGAGCTTGGAGCAGGAATTACCCTGGTTTCTGAAAGCCTGCCGAAGAATTTAAGAGCCATCGGAACCTCGGTAGTAGCCGGTTTTGGATTAATGGGGGCTGTCGTGGCCCAGCTCACGGTAGAACTGGCCGGAGGCTGGAATATCTCTTACATCATTGGTGGAATAATGGGAATCTTATTACTGCTGTTGAGAATAAGTGTATCCGAATCCGGAATTTATAAGAATATTGTCCATAAAAATGTCTCCAAAGGGAATTTCCTATCCTTTTTTACCCATAAAGATCGCCTGATAAGATATTTAAAGTGCATTGCAGTAGGATTACCTACCTGGTATTGTATTGGCATTCTGGCGGTTTTAGCCAATCAGTTTGCCCCTGAATTGGGGATTAAGGAGATCAACCCCGGAAAAGCAATTATGTGGGCATATGTAGGGATTTCTGTAGGTGACCTGCTGAGCGGTTTTATCTCTCACGCCTTAAAATCACGTAAAATGGCCATCTTCTATATGCTGATCTTTACCCTTATTGGCGTGGTAATCATGCTGTTTGGCAATACCAATACGGAAACCAAATATTATCTGTTCTGTGTATGGCTGGGCTTCGGCACGGGGTACTGGGCGATGTTTGTTACGCTGGCAGCGGAGCAGTTCGGCACGAATATCAGAAATACGGCAACCACAACCGTTCCCAACATGGTAAGAGGGCTGGTACCGGTGATGATCTTTGCTTTTGATGCTCTTAAGGGGCGTTTTCCGGTGGTGGAAAGTGCGGCTATCGTAGGAGTGGTGGTGTTTGGCCTGGCATTTTATTCTTCACTTACCATTTCGGAAACCCACGACAGGGATCTTGAATTTACAGAATAA
- a CDS encoding YeiH family protein, with protein MKDFIQNEMTRKVFFIVLAILCLTPLVSSPIALALGFGWVVLMRNPFEKHLHQYIHLLLQISIVGLGFGLKLDEALHAGKTGLLLTVVSIITVMVLGYFLGKIFKLERPLSYLLSAGTAICGGSAIAAVSPIIKPGTKQISLALAIVFTLNSIALFVYPAVGHLLNLSQEQFGLWCAVGIHDTSSVVGAASKYGDEALKIATTVKLARALWIIPVSLITMFIFKSKDSKIKIPWFIGYFIIAIILNTYFPFLDRFSTSITVLAKSGLNLTLFLIGSTLSVQMLKSIGLKPLLMAVLLWITISVGSLLYIIQ; from the coding sequence ATGAAAGATTTCATTCAGAATGAAATGACACGGAAAGTATTTTTTATTGTATTGGCAATTTTGTGCCTTACCCCATTGGTATCATCACCTATCGCTCTCGCACTGGGGTTTGGTTGGGTTGTTTTGATGAGAAACCCTTTTGAAAAGCATCTTCATCAGTATATTCATTTATTGTTGCAAATATCAATTGTTGGCCTGGGATTCGGGCTGAAACTGGATGAAGCACTTCATGCCGGAAAAACCGGTTTGCTATTAACCGTTGTAAGTATCATTACGGTTATGGTTTTGGGGTATTTTCTGGGAAAAATATTTAAACTGGAAAGACCTTTATCTTATCTTCTTTCTGCCGGAACCGCCATTTGTGGCGGGAGCGCTATTGCAGCTGTCTCACCTATTATTAAACCCGGTACAAAACAGATTTCTCTTGCGCTGGCTATTGTATTTACCCTAAACTCCATTGCACTCTTTGTTTATCCTGCCGTAGGGCATCTTCTGAATCTTTCCCAGGAGCAGTTTGGACTTTGGTGTGCTGTGGGAATTCACGATACGAGTTCTGTTGTAGGAGCTGCCAGCAAATATGGAGATGAAGCTTTAAAAATAGCAACTACGGTGAAACTGGCCCGCGCTTTATGGATCATTCCTGTTTCACTGATTACCATGTTTATTTTTAAAAGTAAAGATTCCAAAATAAAGATTCCATGGTTTATCGGTTATTTTATAATAGCAATTATTTTGAATACCTATTTCCCGTTTCTTGACCGCTTCAGTACTTCCATCACTGTTTTGGCAAAATCCGGCCTGAATCTGACATTATTTTTAATTGGATCTACACTTTCTGTCCAAATGCTGAAATCGATTGGATTAAAGCCTTTGCTTATGGCCGTTCTATTATGGATAACAATAAGTGTTGGCAGTCTTCTTTACATTATTCAATAA
- a CDS encoding LysR family transcriptional regulator: MFDYRLKVFHTVATRLSFTKASEELHISQPAVTKHIKEIENQIGAKLFDRKGTSIQLTQSGKILFEHAEKIRNIYRDMEFEISQINQQHKGKLIIGASTTVAQYILPEILAKFNSYYKDIKIELLTGNTETISTLLKEEKIDLGIIEGESQSSYFEYKTFKPDEIVLAAKSDHPLAHKTLSLKDLYQLDMIFREQGSGTLEFIQNRLKEKEINIGDLNTVMQLGSSESIKNYLLHSECMAFLSISTILNELKNNVLTVIDIKNFSIERDFHFILLKGEQSELIKLFLRFAE, from the coding sequence ATGTTCGATTACAGATTAAAAGTTTTCCATACGGTGGCTACCCGCTTAAGCTTCACCAAAGCTTCAGAGGAACTTCACATTTCCCAGCCCGCTGTTACCAAACACATCAAAGAGATTGAAAACCAGATAGGCGCCAAATTATTTGACCGCAAAGGAACTTCTATCCAGCTTACTCAAAGTGGAAAAATCCTGTTTGAACATGCGGAGAAGATCAGAAATATCTACCGTGATATGGAATTTGAGATCAGTCAAATTAATCAACAGCATAAGGGAAAACTGATTATCGGGGCAAGTACAACGGTTGCGCAGTATATTTTACCGGAAATTCTGGCTAAATTCAATTCTTATTATAAAGATATTAAGATTGAGCTTCTTACAGGAAATACGGAAACGATCTCAACCCTTTTAAAAGAAGAAAAAATTGACCTGGGGATTATAGAAGGAGAATCCCAGTCTTCCTATTTTGAATATAAAACCTTTAAGCCGGATGAAATTGTTCTGGCGGCAAAATCAGACCATCCATTAGCTCATAAGACACTGAGCCTCAAAGACCTTTATCAGCTAGATATGATTTTCAGGGAACAGGGTTCCGGAACGCTGGAGTTTATTCAAAACAGGCTTAAAGAAAAGGAAATCAATATCGGTGATCTGAATACCGTTATGCAGCTGGGAAGCAGTGAAAGCATTAAAAACTATCTTCTCCACTCAGAATGTATGGCATTTCTTTCCATCAGTACCATCCTGAATGAGCTTAAAAATAATGTCCTGACCGTTATTGATATTAAAAACTTCAGCATTGAAAGAGATTTTCATTTTATTCTCCTTAAAGGCGAACAGTCTGAGCTGATTAAACTTTTCCTGAGATTTGCAGAGTAA